In Streptomyces durocortorensis, a genomic segment contains:
- the rplT gene encoding 50S ribosomal protein L20 — translation MARVKRAVNAHKKRRAILEAASGYRGQRSRLYRKAKEQVTHSLVYNYNDRKKRKGDFRQLWIQRINAAARQNGMTYNRLIQGLKAANIEVDRKILAELAVNDANAFAALVEVAQKALPSDVNAPKAA, via the coding sequence GTGGCACGCGTCAAGCGGGCAGTCAACGCCCACAAGAAGCGCCGGGCAATCCTCGAAGCCGCCAGCGGCTACCGCGGTCAGCGCTCGCGCCTGTACCGCAAGGCCAAGGAGCAGGTCACCCACTCCCTGGTCTACAACTACAACGACCGCAAGAAGCGCAAGGGCGACTTCCGTCAGCTGTGGATCCAGCGCATCAACGCCGCTGCCCGCCAGAACGGCATGACGTACAACCGCCTCATCCAGGGTCTGAAGGCCGCCAACATCGAGGTGGACCGCAAGATCCTCGCCGAGCTCGCGGTCAACGACGCCAACGCGTTCGCCGCCCTCGTCGAGGTCGCTCAGAAGGCCCTCCCGAGCGACGTCAACGCCCCGAAGGCCGCCTGA
- the rpmI gene encoding 50S ribosomal protein L35, giving the protein MPKNKTHSGASKRFKITGSGKVLRERAGKRHLLEHKSSKKTRSLTGTVVVAPADAKKIKKLLGK; this is encoded by the coding sequence ATGCCGAAGAACAAGACGCACAGCGGTGCCAGCAAGCGCTTCAAGATCACCGGTTCCGGCAAGGTGCTCCGCGAGAGGGCCGGCAAGCGCCACCTTCTTGAGCACAAGTCGTCCAAGAAGACCCGCTCGCTGACCGGCACGGTCGTCGTGGCTCCGGCCGACGCCAAGAAGATCAAGAAGCTTCTCGGCAAGTGA
- the infC gene encoding translation initiation factor IF-3, which translates to MSAEPRINDRIRVPEVRLVGPSGEQVGIVPLAKALELAQEYDLDLVEVAATARPPVCKLMDYGKFKYESAMKAREARKNQAHTVIKEMKLRPKIDPHDYDTKKGHVVRFLKQGDKVKITIMFRGREQSRPELGFRLLQRLASDVEDLGFIESNPKQDGRNMIMVLGPHKKKTEAMAEAREAQAARKAERQGSSDAPSQGDTAEAPADAAEAPAETPSEA; encoded by the coding sequence ATCAGCGCCGAGCCCCGCATCAACGACAGGATTCGCGTTCCCGAGGTGCGACTTGTCGGTCCCAGCGGCGAGCAGGTCGGGATTGTTCCGCTTGCCAAGGCCCTGGAGCTCGCACAGGAGTACGACCTCGACCTGGTCGAGGTGGCGGCGACCGCCCGTCCGCCCGTGTGCAAGCTCATGGACTACGGGAAGTTCAAGTACGAGTCGGCCATGAAGGCCCGTGAGGCGCGCAAGAACCAGGCGCACACGGTCATCAAGGAGATGAAGCTCCGGCCGAAGATCGACCCGCACGACTATGACACCAAGAAGGGTCATGTCGTCCGGTTCCTCAAGCAGGGCGACAAGGTCAAGATCACGATCATGTTCCGTGGTCGTGAGCAGTCCCGCCCCGAGCTGGGCTTCCGACTGCTTCAGCGTCTCGCTTCGGATGTCGAGGACCTCGGCTTCATCGAGTCGAACCCGAAGCAGGACGGCCGGAACATGATCATGGTTCTGGGCCCGCACAAGAAGAAGACCGAAGCCATGGCCGAAGCCCGTGAGGCCCAGGCCGCCCGCAAGGCGGAGCGTCAGGGTTCGTCCGACGCACCGTCCCAGGGCGACACCGCCGAGGCTCCGGCCGACGCGGCCGAGGCTCCGGCCGAGACACCTTCCGAGGCGTGA
- a CDS encoding DUF1844 domain-containing protein, translated as MSDATPSSENPGFDDMARDIAEVPAVEVIVTVAVNLMSAAAVKLGLTEEGELHKDLDEARKLVHALAGLLDASATEISTFHASPLRDGLKSLQLAFREASLVPDDPGQGPGEKYTGPVYG; from the coding sequence ATGAGTGACGCGACCCCCAGCAGTGAGAACCCCGGCTTCGACGACATGGCCCGCGACATCGCGGAGGTCCCCGCGGTCGAGGTGATCGTGACGGTCGCCGTCAACCTGATGAGCGCCGCCGCCGTCAAGCTCGGCCTGACCGAGGAGGGCGAGCTGCACAAGGACCTCGACGAGGCCCGCAAGCTGGTCCACGCGCTGGCCGGACTGCTGGACGCGAGCGCCACGGAGATCAGCACCTTCCACGCCTCGCCGCTGCGCGACGGCCTGAAGTCCCTCCAGCTGGCCTTCCGCGAGGCCTCGCTGGTACCGGACGACCCGGGCCAGGGTCCCGGCGAGAAGTACACCGGCCCGGTCTACGGCTAG
- a CDS encoding MIP family channel protein yields MNVRIVASEFLGTLLLVFFAVGSAVVAVEYLGTVGIALAFGFTLLALAYALGPISGCHVNPAVTLGMLMARRIDLRSAVERWAAQFLGAIVGAALLFLLAKQIPGLETSGEFGTNGYEDRSAVGINIGGAFLAEVMLTFLLVYVVLAVTRKVAITGFGGLPIGLAFAAIHLVGIPLTGTSVNPARSLGPALFAGGAALSQLWLFIVAPLVGGVIAAYVHRLTHPHPNPLPGEAAETEDAL; encoded by the coding sequence ATGAACGTGCGGATCGTGGCGTCAGAGTTCCTCGGCACCCTGCTGCTGGTGTTCTTCGCCGTGGGGTCCGCGGTGGTCGCCGTCGAGTACCTGGGCACGGTGGGCATCGCCCTCGCCTTCGGCTTCACCCTCCTCGCGCTGGCCTACGCGCTCGGCCCGATCTCCGGCTGCCATGTGAACCCGGCGGTGACGCTCGGCATGCTGATGGCCCGCCGGATCGACCTCCGCAGCGCCGTCGAGCGCTGGGCGGCCCAGTTCCTCGGCGCGATCGTCGGCGCGGCCCTGCTCTTCCTGCTCGCGAAGCAGATCCCGGGACTGGAGACCAGCGGCGAGTTCGGCACCAACGGCTACGAAGACCGGTCGGCCGTCGGCATCAACATCGGCGGCGCGTTCCTCGCCGAGGTGATGCTGACGTTCCTGCTCGTCTACGTCGTTCTCGCGGTGACCCGCAAGGTCGCGATCACAGGCTTCGGCGGACTGCCCATCGGTCTGGCGTTCGCCGCGATCCACCTCGTGGGCATCCCGCTGACCGGCACCTCGGTCAACCCGGCGCGCAGCCTGGGCCCGGCGCTCTTCGCGGGCGGCGCAGCGCTCTCCCAGCTCTGGCTGTTCATCGTCGCGCCCCTCGTCGGCGGGGTGATCGCCGCCTACGTACACCGGCTGACCCACCCACACCCCAACCCGCTGCCCGGAGAGGCCGCCGAGACCGAGGACGCCCTGTGA
- a CDS encoding SseB family protein → MALKNIPDSGFSDDDGSASPALTRALEAWSRDRSAVGPVLAALRDARLLVPVVAVLGEVEEDEKGLRREKTSDMAVPTLHAGDRRALPAFTSTDSLARWDPEARPVAVPLHQALQAAAHEKADTVVLDLAGPVAFELSGRALLALAENRTSTDPLQDPAVIGAVREIAAADPAVVRAHLGPGSADGTLALVLAPDAVPAEAARRIGEALADSEVLRARLVNGLDLALLPAGTNTPGEPLFAR, encoded by the coding sequence GTGGCGCTCAAGAACATCCCGGACTCCGGTTTCTCCGACGACGACGGCTCGGCATCCCCCGCCCTGACCCGGGCACTGGAGGCCTGGTCCCGGGACCGGAGCGCTGTCGGCCCGGTCCTCGCGGCCCTGCGCGACGCCCGGCTCCTGGTCCCCGTCGTCGCCGTCCTCGGCGAGGTCGAGGAGGACGAGAAGGGGCTGCGGCGCGAGAAGACCAGCGACATGGCCGTGCCGACCCTCCACGCGGGCGACCGGCGCGCGCTGCCCGCCTTCACCTCGACGGACTCGCTGGCCCGCTGGGACCCGGAGGCGCGCCCCGTCGCCGTGCCGCTGCACCAGGCGCTCCAGGCCGCCGCCCACGAGAAGGCCGACACCGTCGTGCTGGACCTCGCCGGTCCCGTCGCCTTCGAGCTGTCCGGGCGGGCGCTCCTGGCCCTCGCCGAGAACCGCACCAGCACCGACCCGCTCCAGGACCCCGCCGTCATCGGGGCCGTGCGGGAGATCGCCGCCGCCGACCCCGCCGTCGTCCGCGCCCACCTCGGGCCCGGCAGCGCCGACGGCACCCTCGCGCTCGTCCTCGCGCCGGACGCGGTCCCCGCCGAGGCGGCCCGCCGCATCGGCGAGGCGCTGGCGGACAGCGAGGTCCTGCGGGCCCGTCTGGTGAACGGGCTGGACCTGGCTCTGCTGCCCGCCGGGACGAACACTCCGGGTGAGCCCCTGTTCGCACGCTGA
- the mycP gene encoding type VII secretion-associated serine protease mycosin, translated as MTRRPHRVLAAVCAAAVLALTPAAPAHADAIRDQQWALEALGSDRAWATTRGQGVTVAVLDTGVDDAHPDLTSQVLPGRDLIGFGAARGDSSWALHGTAMAGIIAGRGNGPDRADGILGIAPEARILPVRVILESKDPARAKARKTRGSALADGIRWAADNGADVINLSLGDDSKSAHPDPGEDSAIQYALSKGIPVVASAGNGGEKGDRISYPAAYPGVIAVAAVDKYGTHASFSTRRWYATVSAPGVDIVVANPDGHYYIEWGTSAAAAFVSGAVALVRAAHPGLDPAQIKKLLADTARDAPAEGRDDARGYGIVDPAEAIEAGSRLRPADLNAQAARTGHRGRYFGAGPAPSRTDEEAAHWAAPLAGGLGAALLVVAVVLWRGRDAHAPGRR; from the coding sequence ATGACCCGACGACCCCACCGCGTCCTCGCCGCGGTCTGCGCCGCCGCCGTCCTCGCGCTCACCCCGGCAGCCCCCGCCCACGCGGACGCGATCCGCGACCAGCAGTGGGCCCTGGAGGCCCTGGGATCCGACCGGGCCTGGGCCACCACCCGGGGGCAGGGCGTGACCGTCGCCGTCCTGGACACCGGCGTCGACGACGCCCACCCCGACCTCACCAGCCAGGTGCTCCCCGGCAGGGACCTCATCGGCTTCGGCGCCGCCCGCGGCGACTCCTCCTGGGCCCTGCACGGCACCGCGATGGCCGGGATCATCGCCGGACGCGGAAACGGTCCGGACCGCGCCGACGGCATCCTCGGCATCGCCCCCGAGGCCCGCATCCTGCCCGTCCGGGTGATCCTGGAGTCCAAGGACCCGGCCCGCGCCAAGGCCCGCAAGACCCGTGGCTCCGCGCTCGCCGACGGCATCCGCTGGGCCGCCGACAACGGCGCCGACGTCATCAACCTCTCCCTCGGCGACGACAGCAAGTCCGCCCATCCCGACCCGGGCGAGGACTCCGCCATCCAGTACGCCCTGTCCAAGGGCATCCCCGTGGTGGCCTCGGCGGGCAACGGCGGTGAGAAGGGGGACCGGATCTCCTATCCCGCCGCCTACCCCGGGGTGATCGCGGTCGCCGCCGTCGACAAGTACGGCACCCACGCCTCGTTCTCCACCCGCCGCTGGTACGCCACCGTCAGCGCCCCCGGCGTCGACATCGTGGTCGCCAACCCCGACGGGCACTACTACATCGAGTGGGGCACGTCGGCCGCCGCCGCCTTCGTCTCCGGCGCGGTCGCCCTGGTCCGCGCCGCCCACCCCGGCCTCGACCCCGCCCAGATCAAGAAGCTGCTCGCCGACACCGCCCGGGACGCCCCCGCCGAGGGCCGCGACGACGCCCGCGGCTACGGCATCGTCGATCCGGCGGAGGCCATCGAGGCGGGCTCCCGGCTGCGCCCCGCCGACCTGAACGCCCAGGCGGCGCGGACAGGACACCGGGGGCGGTACTTCGGCGCGGGCCCGGCCCCGTCCCGTACCGACGAGGAGGCCGCCCACTGGGCGGCCCCCCTCGCGGGCGGCCTCGGCGCCGCCCTGCTGGTCGTCGCCGTCGTCCTGTGGCGCGGCCGCGACGCCCACGCCCCCGGCCGCCGCTGA